GAGATCGACCCCCCGGGATGGACTACAGGCCATACGCGAGGGGACTGGTCAACAATCATTCTCGGGCTGCGGGTGAACATCGAACAAGGCCGCCATGATAACGAGCGAGTGCACAGTATGCGTATTACCTATAGTCTAAATATTCTTGTACACGGAAAAATGTGTTCAACTACAATTCCGTGTAGGGTCACGGTAACGCCGTTGACGGCGTTTACAGTTCGTTTTCCGCGTCATCCGATGTCGCCGGGGGGCCCACCATTTGCTGCAACAAATGAATACGTCGTTCCATCCATAGTTTGAGTTCTGGTTTGACCTTGGCGTCCACCATCCGTTGGAGTCGTTGCAACTCGGTCGTTTTCTGTTCCACCTCCCAGGCATGAATCTTGTCCAAATAGGCGATTTCCTGATCATTGCAACCTTCGCGCGAGACGACGTCACACCGAAAGGCCGGCACGACGTCGGCTCCCAGAATTTCCAAGATTTCTATACGAAAGATGAGGACGGCGTTGGGGGGAATGCGCGGTGGACTGCCGCGTTCACCGTACGCGAGTTCGGAAGGAATGTAGAGTTCCCACTGGTCGCCTTGCACCATACGCTGCATGGCTTCGGTCCATCCGGCAATGACTTGATTGGGTGCGAACGTGGTGGGTTCGTCGCGATCGTAGGAACTGTCAAAGGTGCTTCCATCCAGCAAGGTTCCGGCGTAGTGACAGGAACAGGGTGTGGAGGCACCGGGATGGTAGGCGCCCGTCCCATTGACCAGTGGCTTGTACTGCAAACCGGAAGGCAACTCGATGACTCCGGGTTGGGCCCGGTTGGAAGCCAGATACGCGAGGCCTTCGGCGTCACTCGCGGCCGCGTACGGAGATAACGAGGCGACGGCAACAACGCCGACGAACGAGAAGAATGAGCGAGACAGGAACATATTCCAAAAACAAGGCCGAACGAGATTAGCAACGACGGAACGTGGGAGATTGCTCGAGCAAAGAGAGTGTACTGCGCAGAGAGCTTGGATTGCTCGAGTAAGAAAATGAAAGATTGTCAGAGGATACAGTTtcagtttacagttagttgcATTAGCTAGAGAGGCACACGTGAGAGTAAAGTACTGGTGGGAG
The sequence above is drawn from the Phaeodactylum tricornutum CCAP 1055/1 chromosome 32, whole genome shotgun sequence genome and encodes:
- a CDS encoding predicted protein gives rise to the protein ASDAEGLAYLASNRAQPGVIELPSGLQYKPLVNGTGAYHPGASTPCSCHYAGTLLDGSTFDSSYDRDEPTTFAPNQVIAGWTEAMQRMVQGDQWELYIPSELAYGERGSPPRIPPNAVLIFRIEILEIL